A region from the Ctenopharyngodon idella isolate HZGC_01 chromosome 13, HZGC01, whole genome shotgun sequence genome encodes:
- the loxl3b gene encoding lysyl oxidase homolog 3B isoform X4, whose product MELCQWWLHIFVFLLNAWIPSCFAQTPPPVRSSPTPTPRQMAEGPETLKFRLSGFPRKHNEGRIEVFYKDEWGTICDDDFSLANAHVLCRQLGFVSATGWTHSAKYGKGTGKIWLDNVQCSGSERSVSVCKSRGWGNSDCTHDEDAGVICKDERLPGYVDSNVIEVQVDENKVEEVRLRPVFTIATKRMPVTEGVVEIKNKDGWAQICDNGWTPKNSRVVCGMMGFPHEKKVNKNFYKHLRKRSAEPKTKVKVTAARQEPKAKTITKTSSKPKPGKSAAATRLYAERQKNHFLVHSVACLGTEVHLAACPLEFNYGNATESCPGGMPAVVSCVPGPLYTQSATMRKKLKMPSAIRLKGGAKYGEGRVEVLKGSEWGTVCDDRWNLLSASVVCRELGFGSAKEALTGARMGQGFGPIHMNEVQCTGHERSLLNCHYKNITAEDCKHTEDASVRCNVPYMGYEKTVRISGGRSRYEGRVEVLQTEANGTLRWGLICGEGWGTEAAMVVCRQLGLGYANHGLQVRLSGGRSQYEGRVEVRVGQRWGSVCSEGWTTKEAMVACRQLGLGFSMHAITETWYWDSSNVTEMVMSGVKCTGDEMSLSQCQHHRMVNCQKANARFSAGVICSETASDLVLNAPLVQQTTYIEDRPLHMLYCAAEEDCLSRSAAKANWPYGHRRLLRFSSQIHNIGRADFRPKAGRHSWVWHACHGHYHSMDIFTHYDLMSANGTKVAEGHKASFCLEDTDCEEGVSKRYECANFGEQGITVGCWDLYRHDIDCQWIDITDVKPGNYILQVVINPNYEVAESDFTNNAMKCNCKYDGHRIWVHNCHIGDAFSEEAEKKFEKYPGQLNNQIS is encoded by the exons ATGGAGCTGTGTCAGTGGTGGCTACACATTTTTGTCTTCTTGCTTAATGCTTGGATTCCATCATGCTTTGCCCAAACCCCACCGCCAGTGCGCTCCAGCCCCACACCGACCCCTCGGCAGATGGCAGAAGGGCCAGAGACTCTGAAGTTCCGCTTGTCTGGTTTCCCCAGGAAACACAACGAGGGGCGAATTGAGGTGTTTTATAAAGACGAGTGGGGGACCATCTGTGATGATGACTTCTCACTGGCCAATGCTCATGTCCTTTGCCGCCAACTTGGCTTCGTGTCTGCCACGGGCTGGACACACAGCGCCAAGTATGGCAAGGGCACAG GGAAGATTTGGCTTGACAATGTGCAGTGCAGTGGCAGTGAAAGGAGCGTGTCGGTGTGTAAGTCTCGCGGCTGGGGCAACAGTGACTGCACTCATGATGAGGACGCTGGAGTGATCTGTAAAGATGAGAGATTGCCAGGATATGTGGATTCCAACGTTATAGAG GTGCAGGTGGATGAGAATAAAGTGGAGGAGGTCCGTTTGCGTCCTGTGTTCACAATTGCAACTAAGCGGATGCCGGTCACTGAGGGAGTGGTGGAAATCAAGAATAAGGACGGGTGGGCTCAGATCTGCGATAATGGTTGGACACCCAAAAATTCTCGAGTGGTTTGTGGCATGATGGGATTCCCCCACGAGAAGAAGGTCAACAAGAACTTCTACAA GCATCTCAGAAAGAGATCTGCTGAGCCAAAAACTAAAGTTAAAGTAACAGCGGCCAG GCAGGAGCCCAAAGCTAAGACTATCACTAAAACTAGCTCTAAGCCTAAACCGGGCAAATCAGCTGCAGCTACAAG GCTGTATGCTGAGCGGCAGAAGAATCACTTCCTGGTTCATTCAGTGGCATGCTTAGGCACAGAAGTACACTTGGCTGCATGTCCTCTAGAGTTTAACTATGGCAATGCCACAGAGTCGTGTCCTGGAGGAATGCCTGCTGTGGTCAGCTGTGTACCTGGTCCACTGTACACACAGAGCGCTACCATGAGGAAGAAACTCAAGATGCCG TCTGCTATACGCCTGAAGGGTGGAGCGAAATATGGTGAGGGCCGTGTCGAGGTGTTGAAGGGCAGTGAATGGGGGACGGTTTGTGATGATCGCTGGAACCTGCTCTCTGCCAGTGTCGTATGCAGAGAATTGGGCTTCGGCTCTGCCAAAGAAGCCCTCACAGGTGCCCGCATGGGACAAG GGTTTGGGCCTATCCATATGAATGAGGTGCAGTGCACTGGTCATGAGCGCTCTCTATTGAACTGCCACTATAAAAACATCACTGCTGAGGACTGCAAACACACTGAAGATGCTTCAGTCCGCTGTAATGTCCCATATATGGGCTATGAGAAGACG GTGCGCATCTCAGGGGGCCGATCTCGCTATGAGGGCCGTGTGGAGGTGTTGCAAACTGAAGCCAATGGGACGTTGCGCTGGGGCCTGATCTGTGGAGAAGGCTGGGGCACTGAGGCGGCCATGGTTGTGTGCAGGCAGCTGGGCCTTGGGTACGCCAACCATGGTCTACAA GTGCGTCTGTCAGGTGGGCGCTCACAGTATGAAGGGCGAGTGGAGGTGCGGGTGGGGCAGCGTTGGGGCAGTGTATGCAGTGAGGGCTGGACCACCAAAGAGGCCATGGTGGCATGCAGGCAGCTAGGGCTGGGGTTCAGCATGCATGCTATTACA GAAACATGGTATTGGGATAGCAGTAACGTGACAGAGATGGTTATGAGCGGAGTTAAATGTACTGGAGATGAGATGTCTCTGAGCCAGTGCCAACACCACAGAATGGTCAACTGCCAGAAAGCAAATGCACGATTCTCAGCAGGAGTTATCTGCTCAGAAA CTGCATCAGATCTAGTGCTGAACGCACCATTAGTGCAGCAGACGACATATATAGAGGACCGGCCGTTACACATGCTGTACTGTGCAGCAGAGGAGGACTGTCTGTCCAGGAGCGCTGCTAAAGCTAACTGGCCTTACGGTCATCGCCGCCTGCTCCGCTTCTCCTCACAGATACACAATATCGGACGAGCTGACTTCAGGCCCAAAGCTGGTCGTCACTCATGGGTCTGGCACGCATGTCACGG GCATTATCATAGCATGGACATCTTCACACACTATGACCTGATGTCTGCCAATGGCACTAAAGTGGCAGAAGGACATAAAGCCAGCTTCTGCCTGGAGGACACTGATTGTGAAGAGG GTGTTTCCAAGAGATATGAGTGTGCTAACTTTGGTGAGCAGGGCATCACAGTGGGATGCTGGGATTTGTATCGCCATGACATTGATTGCCAGTGGATCGACATTACTGATGTCAAACCAGGAAATTATATCCTTCAG GTTGTCATAAATCCCAACTATGAGGTTGCTGAGAGTGATTTCACAAACAATGCCATGAAATGTAACTGCAAATATGACGGCCACAGGATCTGGGTCCATAATTGCCATATTG GTGATGCTTTCAGTGAGGAGGCTGAGAAGAAGTTTGAGAAATACCCTGGACAACTTAACAACCAGATCTCGTAA
- the loxl3b gene encoding lysyl oxidase homolog 3B isoform X1 — translation MELCQWWLHIFVFLLNAWIPSCFAQTPPPVRSSPTPTPRQMAEGPETLKFRLSGFPRKHNEGRIEVFYKDEWGTICDDDFSLANAHVLCRQLGFVSATGWTHSAKYGKGTGKIWLDNVQCSGSERSVSVCKSRGWGNSDCTHDEDAGVICKDERLPGYVDSNVIEVQVDENKVEEVRLRPVFTIATKRMPVTEGVVEIKNKDGWAQICDNGWTPKNSRVVCGMMGFPHEKKVNKNFYKHLRKRSAEPKTKVKVTAARQEPKAKTITKTSSKPKPGKSAAATRLYAERQKNHFLVHSVACLGTEVHLAACPLEFNYGNATESCPGGMPAVVSCVPGPLYTQSATMRKKLKMPSAIRLKGGAKYGEGRVEVLKGSEWGTVCDDRWNLLSASVVCRELGFGSAKEALTGARMGQGFGPIHMNEVQCTGHERSLLNCHYKNITAEDCKHTEDASVRCNVPYMGYEKTVRISGGRSRYEGRVEVLQTEANGTLRWGLICGEGWGTEAAMVVCRQLGLGYANHGLQETWYWDSSNVTEMVMSGVKCTGDEMSLSQCQHHRMVNCQKANARFSAGVICSETASDLVLNAPLVQQTTYIEDRPLHMLYCAAEEDCLSRSAAKANWPYGHRRLLRFSSQIHNIGRADFRPKAGRHSWVWHACHGHYHSMDIFTHYDLMSANGTKVAEGHKASFCLEDTDCEEGVSKRYECANFGEQGITVGCWDLYRHDIDCQWIDITDVKPGNYILQVVINPNYEVAESDFTNNAMKCNCKYDGHRIWVHNCHIGDAFSEEAEKKFEKYPGQLNNQIS, via the exons ATGGAGCTGTGTCAGTGGTGGCTACACATTTTTGTCTTCTTGCTTAATGCTTGGATTCCATCATGCTTTGCCCAAACCCCACCGCCAGTGCGCTCCAGCCCCACACCGACCCCTCGGCAGATGGCAGAAGGGCCAGAGACTCTGAAGTTCCGCTTGTCTGGTTTCCCCAGGAAACACAACGAGGGGCGAATTGAGGTGTTTTATAAAGACGAGTGGGGGACCATCTGTGATGATGACTTCTCACTGGCCAATGCTCATGTCCTTTGCCGCCAACTTGGCTTCGTGTCTGCCACGGGCTGGACACACAGCGCCAAGTATGGCAAGGGCACAG GGAAGATTTGGCTTGACAATGTGCAGTGCAGTGGCAGTGAAAGGAGCGTGTCGGTGTGTAAGTCTCGCGGCTGGGGCAACAGTGACTGCACTCATGATGAGGACGCTGGAGTGATCTGTAAAGATGAGAGATTGCCAGGATATGTGGATTCCAACGTTATAGAG GTGCAGGTGGATGAGAATAAAGTGGAGGAGGTCCGTTTGCGTCCTGTGTTCACAATTGCAACTAAGCGGATGCCGGTCACTGAGGGAGTGGTGGAAATCAAGAATAAGGACGGGTGGGCTCAGATCTGCGATAATGGTTGGACACCCAAAAATTCTCGAGTGGTTTGTGGCATGATGGGATTCCCCCACGAGAAGAAGGTCAACAAGAACTTCTACAA GCATCTCAGAAAGAGATCTGCTGAGCCAAAAACTAAAGTTAAAGTAACAGCGGCCAG GCAGGAGCCCAAAGCTAAGACTATCACTAAAACTAGCTCTAAGCCTAAACCGGGCAAATCAGCTGCAGCTACAAG GCTGTATGCTGAGCGGCAGAAGAATCACTTCCTGGTTCATTCAGTGGCATGCTTAGGCACAGAAGTACACTTGGCTGCATGTCCTCTAGAGTTTAACTATGGCAATGCCACAGAGTCGTGTCCTGGAGGAATGCCTGCTGTGGTCAGCTGTGTACCTGGTCCACTGTACACACAGAGCGCTACCATGAGGAAGAAACTCAAGATGCCG TCTGCTATACGCCTGAAGGGTGGAGCGAAATATGGTGAGGGCCGTGTCGAGGTGTTGAAGGGCAGTGAATGGGGGACGGTTTGTGATGATCGCTGGAACCTGCTCTCTGCCAGTGTCGTATGCAGAGAATTGGGCTTCGGCTCTGCCAAAGAAGCCCTCACAGGTGCCCGCATGGGACAAG GGTTTGGGCCTATCCATATGAATGAGGTGCAGTGCACTGGTCATGAGCGCTCTCTATTGAACTGCCACTATAAAAACATCACTGCTGAGGACTGCAAACACACTGAAGATGCTTCAGTCCGCTGTAATGTCCCATATATGGGCTATGAGAAGACG GTGCGCATCTCAGGGGGCCGATCTCGCTATGAGGGCCGTGTGGAGGTGTTGCAAACTGAAGCCAATGGGACGTTGCGCTGGGGCCTGATCTGTGGAGAAGGCTGGGGCACTGAGGCGGCCATGGTTGTGTGCAGGCAGCTGGGCCTTGGGTACGCCAACCATGGTCTACAA GAAACATGGTATTGGGATAGCAGTAACGTGACAGAGATGGTTATGAGCGGAGTTAAATGTACTGGAGATGAGATGTCTCTGAGCCAGTGCCAACACCACAGAATGGTCAACTGCCAGAAAGCAAATGCACGATTCTCAGCAGGAGTTATCTGCTCAGAAA CTGCATCAGATCTAGTGCTGAACGCACCATTAGTGCAGCAGACGACATATATAGAGGACCGGCCGTTACACATGCTGTACTGTGCAGCAGAGGAGGACTGTCTGTCCAGGAGCGCTGCTAAAGCTAACTGGCCTTACGGTCATCGCCGCCTGCTCCGCTTCTCCTCACAGATACACAATATCGGACGAGCTGACTTCAGGCCCAAAGCTGGTCGTCACTCATGGGTCTGGCACGCATGTCACGG GCATTATCATAGCATGGACATCTTCACACACTATGACCTGATGTCTGCCAATGGCACTAAAGTGGCAGAAGGACATAAAGCCAGCTTCTGCCTGGAGGACACTGATTGTGAAGAGG GTGTTTCCAAGAGATATGAGTGTGCTAACTTTGGTGAGCAGGGCATCACAGTGGGATGCTGGGATTTGTATCGCCATGACATTGATTGCCAGTGGATCGACATTACTGATGTCAAACCAGGAAATTATATCCTTCAG GTTGTCATAAATCCCAACTATGAGGTTGCTGAGAGTGATTTCACAAACAATGCCATGAAATGTAACTGCAAATATGACGGCCACAGGATCTGGGTCCATAATTGCCATATTG GTGATGCTTTCAGTGAGGAGGCTGAGAAGAAGTTTGAGAAATACCCTGGACAACTTAACAACCAGATCTCGTAA
- the loxl3b gene encoding lysyl oxidase homolog 3B isoform X3, producing MELCQWWLHIFVFLLNAWIPSCFAQTPPPVRSSPTPTPRQMAEGPETLKFRLSGFPRKHNEGRIEVFYKDEWGTICDDDFSLANAHVLCRQLGFVSATGWTHSAKYGKGTGKIWLDNVQCSGSERSVSVCKSRGWGNSDCTHDEDAGVICKDERLPGYVDSNVIEVQVDENKVEEVRLRPVFTIATKRMPVTEGVVEIKNKDGWAQICDNGWTPKNSRVVCGMMGFPHEKKVNKNFYKLYAERQKNHFLVHSVACLGTEVHLAACPLEFNYGNATESCPGGMPAVVSCVPGPLYTQSATMRKKLKMPSAIRLKGGAKYGEGRVEVLKGSEWGTVCDDRWNLLSASVVCRELGFGSAKEALTGARMGQGFGPIHMNEVQCTGHERSLLNCHYKNITAEDCKHTEDASVRCNVPYMGYEKTVRISGGRSRYEGRVEVLQTEANGTLRWGLICGEGWGTEAAMVVCRQLGLGYANHGLQETWYWDSSNVTEMVMSGVKCTGDEMSLSQCQHHRMVNCQKANARFSAGVICSETASDLVLNAPLVQQTTYIEDRPLHMLYCAAEEDCLSRSAAKANWPYGHRRLLRFSSQIHNIGRADFRPKAGRHSWVWHACHGHYHSMDIFTHYDLMSANGTKVAEGHKASFCLEDTDCEEGVSKRYECANFGEQGITVGCWDLYRHDIDCQWIDITDVKPGNYILQVVINPNYEVAESDFTNNAMKCNCKYDGHRIWVHNCHIGDAFSEEAEKKFEKYPGQLNNQIS from the exons ATGGAGCTGTGTCAGTGGTGGCTACACATTTTTGTCTTCTTGCTTAATGCTTGGATTCCATCATGCTTTGCCCAAACCCCACCGCCAGTGCGCTCCAGCCCCACACCGACCCCTCGGCAGATGGCAGAAGGGCCAGAGACTCTGAAGTTCCGCTTGTCTGGTTTCCCCAGGAAACACAACGAGGGGCGAATTGAGGTGTTTTATAAAGACGAGTGGGGGACCATCTGTGATGATGACTTCTCACTGGCCAATGCTCATGTCCTTTGCCGCCAACTTGGCTTCGTGTCTGCCACGGGCTGGACACACAGCGCCAAGTATGGCAAGGGCACAG GGAAGATTTGGCTTGACAATGTGCAGTGCAGTGGCAGTGAAAGGAGCGTGTCGGTGTGTAAGTCTCGCGGCTGGGGCAACAGTGACTGCACTCATGATGAGGACGCTGGAGTGATCTGTAAAGATGAGAGATTGCCAGGATATGTGGATTCCAACGTTATAGAG GTGCAGGTGGATGAGAATAAAGTGGAGGAGGTCCGTTTGCGTCCTGTGTTCACAATTGCAACTAAGCGGATGCCGGTCACTGAGGGAGTGGTGGAAATCAAGAATAAGGACGGGTGGGCTCAGATCTGCGATAATGGTTGGACACCCAAAAATTCTCGAGTGGTTTGTGGCATGATGGGATTCCCCCACGAGAAGAAGGTCAACAAGAACTTCTACAA GCTGTATGCTGAGCGGCAGAAGAATCACTTCCTGGTTCATTCAGTGGCATGCTTAGGCACAGAAGTACACTTGGCTGCATGTCCTCTAGAGTTTAACTATGGCAATGCCACAGAGTCGTGTCCTGGAGGAATGCCTGCTGTGGTCAGCTGTGTACCTGGTCCACTGTACACACAGAGCGCTACCATGAGGAAGAAACTCAAGATGCCG TCTGCTATACGCCTGAAGGGTGGAGCGAAATATGGTGAGGGCCGTGTCGAGGTGTTGAAGGGCAGTGAATGGGGGACGGTTTGTGATGATCGCTGGAACCTGCTCTCTGCCAGTGTCGTATGCAGAGAATTGGGCTTCGGCTCTGCCAAAGAAGCCCTCACAGGTGCCCGCATGGGACAAG GGTTTGGGCCTATCCATATGAATGAGGTGCAGTGCACTGGTCATGAGCGCTCTCTATTGAACTGCCACTATAAAAACATCACTGCTGAGGACTGCAAACACACTGAAGATGCTTCAGTCCGCTGTAATGTCCCATATATGGGCTATGAGAAGACG GTGCGCATCTCAGGGGGCCGATCTCGCTATGAGGGCCGTGTGGAGGTGTTGCAAACTGAAGCCAATGGGACGTTGCGCTGGGGCCTGATCTGTGGAGAAGGCTGGGGCACTGAGGCGGCCATGGTTGTGTGCAGGCAGCTGGGCCTTGGGTACGCCAACCATGGTCTACAA GAAACATGGTATTGGGATAGCAGTAACGTGACAGAGATGGTTATGAGCGGAGTTAAATGTACTGGAGATGAGATGTCTCTGAGCCAGTGCCAACACCACAGAATGGTCAACTGCCAGAAAGCAAATGCACGATTCTCAGCAGGAGTTATCTGCTCAGAAA CTGCATCAGATCTAGTGCTGAACGCACCATTAGTGCAGCAGACGACATATATAGAGGACCGGCCGTTACACATGCTGTACTGTGCAGCAGAGGAGGACTGTCTGTCCAGGAGCGCTGCTAAAGCTAACTGGCCTTACGGTCATCGCCGCCTGCTCCGCTTCTCCTCACAGATACACAATATCGGACGAGCTGACTTCAGGCCCAAAGCTGGTCGTCACTCATGGGTCTGGCACGCATGTCACGG GCATTATCATAGCATGGACATCTTCACACACTATGACCTGATGTCTGCCAATGGCACTAAAGTGGCAGAAGGACATAAAGCCAGCTTCTGCCTGGAGGACACTGATTGTGAAGAGG GTGTTTCCAAGAGATATGAGTGTGCTAACTTTGGTGAGCAGGGCATCACAGTGGGATGCTGGGATTTGTATCGCCATGACATTGATTGCCAGTGGATCGACATTACTGATGTCAAACCAGGAAATTATATCCTTCAG GTTGTCATAAATCCCAACTATGAGGTTGCTGAGAGTGATTTCACAAACAATGCCATGAAATGTAACTGCAAATATGACGGCCACAGGATCTGGGTCCATAATTGCCATATTG GTGATGCTTTCAGTGAGGAGGCTGAGAAGAAGTTTGAGAAATACCCTGGACAACTTAACAACCAGATCTCGTAA
- the loxl3b gene encoding lysyl oxidase homolog 3B isoform X2 gives MELCQWWLHIFVFLLNAWIPSCFAQTPPPVRSSPTPTPRQMAEGPETLKFRLSGFPRKHNEGRIEVFYKDEWGTICDDDFSLANAHVLCRQLGFVSATGWTHSAKYGKGTGKIWLDNVQCSGSERSVSVCKSRGWGNSDCTHDEDAGVICKDERLPGYVDSNVIEVQVDENKVEEVRLRPVFTIATKRMPVTEGVVEIKNKDGWAQICDNGWTPKNSRVVCGMMGFPHEKKVNKNFYKQEPKAKTITKTSSKPKPGKSAAATRLYAERQKNHFLVHSVACLGTEVHLAACPLEFNYGNATESCPGGMPAVVSCVPGPLYTQSATMRKKLKMPSAIRLKGGAKYGEGRVEVLKGSEWGTVCDDRWNLLSASVVCRELGFGSAKEALTGARMGQGFGPIHMNEVQCTGHERSLLNCHYKNITAEDCKHTEDASVRCNVPYMGYEKTVRISGGRSRYEGRVEVLQTEANGTLRWGLICGEGWGTEAAMVVCRQLGLGYANHGLQETWYWDSSNVTEMVMSGVKCTGDEMSLSQCQHHRMVNCQKANARFSAGVICSETASDLVLNAPLVQQTTYIEDRPLHMLYCAAEEDCLSRSAAKANWPYGHRRLLRFSSQIHNIGRADFRPKAGRHSWVWHACHGHYHSMDIFTHYDLMSANGTKVAEGHKASFCLEDTDCEEGVSKRYECANFGEQGITVGCWDLYRHDIDCQWIDITDVKPGNYILQVVINPNYEVAESDFTNNAMKCNCKYDGHRIWVHNCHIGDAFSEEAEKKFEKYPGQLNNQIS, from the exons ATGGAGCTGTGTCAGTGGTGGCTACACATTTTTGTCTTCTTGCTTAATGCTTGGATTCCATCATGCTTTGCCCAAACCCCACCGCCAGTGCGCTCCAGCCCCACACCGACCCCTCGGCAGATGGCAGAAGGGCCAGAGACTCTGAAGTTCCGCTTGTCTGGTTTCCCCAGGAAACACAACGAGGGGCGAATTGAGGTGTTTTATAAAGACGAGTGGGGGACCATCTGTGATGATGACTTCTCACTGGCCAATGCTCATGTCCTTTGCCGCCAACTTGGCTTCGTGTCTGCCACGGGCTGGACACACAGCGCCAAGTATGGCAAGGGCACAG GGAAGATTTGGCTTGACAATGTGCAGTGCAGTGGCAGTGAAAGGAGCGTGTCGGTGTGTAAGTCTCGCGGCTGGGGCAACAGTGACTGCACTCATGATGAGGACGCTGGAGTGATCTGTAAAGATGAGAGATTGCCAGGATATGTGGATTCCAACGTTATAGAG GTGCAGGTGGATGAGAATAAAGTGGAGGAGGTCCGTTTGCGTCCTGTGTTCACAATTGCAACTAAGCGGATGCCGGTCACTGAGGGAGTGGTGGAAATCAAGAATAAGGACGGGTGGGCTCAGATCTGCGATAATGGTTGGACACCCAAAAATTCTCGAGTGGTTTGTGGCATGATGGGATTCCCCCACGAGAAGAAGGTCAACAAGAACTTCTACAA GCAGGAGCCCAAAGCTAAGACTATCACTAAAACTAGCTCTAAGCCTAAACCGGGCAAATCAGCTGCAGCTACAAG GCTGTATGCTGAGCGGCAGAAGAATCACTTCCTGGTTCATTCAGTGGCATGCTTAGGCACAGAAGTACACTTGGCTGCATGTCCTCTAGAGTTTAACTATGGCAATGCCACAGAGTCGTGTCCTGGAGGAATGCCTGCTGTGGTCAGCTGTGTACCTGGTCCACTGTACACACAGAGCGCTACCATGAGGAAGAAACTCAAGATGCCG TCTGCTATACGCCTGAAGGGTGGAGCGAAATATGGTGAGGGCCGTGTCGAGGTGTTGAAGGGCAGTGAATGGGGGACGGTTTGTGATGATCGCTGGAACCTGCTCTCTGCCAGTGTCGTATGCAGAGAATTGGGCTTCGGCTCTGCCAAAGAAGCCCTCACAGGTGCCCGCATGGGACAAG GGTTTGGGCCTATCCATATGAATGAGGTGCAGTGCACTGGTCATGAGCGCTCTCTATTGAACTGCCACTATAAAAACATCACTGCTGAGGACTGCAAACACACTGAAGATGCTTCAGTCCGCTGTAATGTCCCATATATGGGCTATGAGAAGACG GTGCGCATCTCAGGGGGCCGATCTCGCTATGAGGGCCGTGTGGAGGTGTTGCAAACTGAAGCCAATGGGACGTTGCGCTGGGGCCTGATCTGTGGAGAAGGCTGGGGCACTGAGGCGGCCATGGTTGTGTGCAGGCAGCTGGGCCTTGGGTACGCCAACCATGGTCTACAA GAAACATGGTATTGGGATAGCAGTAACGTGACAGAGATGGTTATGAGCGGAGTTAAATGTACTGGAGATGAGATGTCTCTGAGCCAGTGCCAACACCACAGAATGGTCAACTGCCAGAAAGCAAATGCACGATTCTCAGCAGGAGTTATCTGCTCAGAAA CTGCATCAGATCTAGTGCTGAACGCACCATTAGTGCAGCAGACGACATATATAGAGGACCGGCCGTTACACATGCTGTACTGTGCAGCAGAGGAGGACTGTCTGTCCAGGAGCGCTGCTAAAGCTAACTGGCCTTACGGTCATCGCCGCCTGCTCCGCTTCTCCTCACAGATACACAATATCGGACGAGCTGACTTCAGGCCCAAAGCTGGTCGTCACTCATGGGTCTGGCACGCATGTCACGG GCATTATCATAGCATGGACATCTTCACACACTATGACCTGATGTCTGCCAATGGCACTAAAGTGGCAGAAGGACATAAAGCCAGCTTCTGCCTGGAGGACACTGATTGTGAAGAGG GTGTTTCCAAGAGATATGAGTGTGCTAACTTTGGTGAGCAGGGCATCACAGTGGGATGCTGGGATTTGTATCGCCATGACATTGATTGCCAGTGGATCGACATTACTGATGTCAAACCAGGAAATTATATCCTTCAG GTTGTCATAAATCCCAACTATGAGGTTGCTGAGAGTGATTTCACAAACAATGCCATGAAATGTAACTGCAAATATGACGGCCACAGGATCTGGGTCCATAATTGCCATATTG GTGATGCTTTCAGTGAGGAGGCTGAGAAGAAGTTTGAGAAATACCCTGGACAACTTAACAACCAGATCTCGTAA